In Symmachiella dynata, the following are encoded in one genomic region:
- a CDS encoding RHS repeat-associated core domain-containing protein, whose product MPGNDGSETLFTYDEFDRLAQIDTPEGVLNYEYDNYGRQVRKSIGNPADPTHDWTYSYDALGRLKTVSTVRRNGVDLNTAEVTTYSYDLVGNLSRVDYANGMITTYEYDALNRLDVMTHYSPDETPENLADNDKLAEYDYTVRADGRRTAVTEKYWESGTAYTTDIAWTYDNLGRLVEEDYDSHNNDLDYTTTFTYDLVGNRLSKVIDGIVDKTLTYAYDDNDRLLTSWKIIGDVDDGVNLETDDTTTTYGYTGTLQTSKTIEETYSTQTLSVVDYSYDLQGRMSEVVIDTYDSNSDIVKKETTTYVYDGRGIRVGSTYKVEEDTDQNPATALVVTKHEETSYLVDDMNPTGYAQVIEKIVREAGTANVTDAKVFTLGHDVIDQTTFTPGGTEAGSPLTLLYDGHGSTRAVLDATAAFVQHYAYTAYGMAIGFDEAQALTALLYSGEAFDSRIGMQYLRARWYDPNSGRFNRLDPFSGNLRDPQSLHKYLYTHGDPVNGIDPTGLEFSILGLKVNMSAMASAISTGAKAIISAAVRGLFKVAVHAAYAHAVLKLQTKFTQLITPLDSGKVREDYQYALLADAAYDRSDVPGWVALDDNEGDGTTGFRARLFQRGNERVIAYAGTDPKDRQDWINNISQGLFGASLQYAQAIEIADIWESKYGSVDRFVGHSLGGGLATAAAVVYNRPATTFNASGLNANFAEMYPSANTAGVNQRVHAYRVQGDILSTLQDTSIAMAGAAVWGQQGIALAGVLGGLMPNSVGTPFWLEGDSFSLAMRHGMPEVLSGMRKMM is encoded by the coding sequence GTGCCCGGCAACGATGGCAGCGAAACGCTGTTTACCTACGACGAATTCGACCGCCTCGCCCAAATCGATACGCCTGAGGGTGTGCTGAATTATGAGTACGATAACTATGGCCGGCAGGTCCGCAAATCGATCGGCAACCCGGCCGACCCGACGCACGATTGGACCTACAGCTACGATGCGCTGGGCCGCTTAAAAACCGTCAGCACCGTCCGCCGCAACGGCGTCGACCTGAACACGGCGGAGGTGACGACCTACAGCTACGATCTTGTCGGCAACCTGTCCCGCGTCGATTACGCTAATGGCATGATCACCACGTACGAGTACGATGCACTCAATCGCCTCGACGTGATGACGCATTATTCGCCGGATGAAACGCCGGAGAACCTGGCCGACAACGACAAACTGGCCGAGTACGACTACACCGTCCGCGCCGACGGCCGTCGCACCGCTGTCACCGAGAAGTACTGGGAAAGCGGCACGGCCTACACCACCGACATCGCCTGGACCTACGACAACCTCGGCCGCTTGGTCGAAGAAGACTACGACAGCCACAATAATGATTTGGATTACACGACGACGTTTACCTATGACCTCGTCGGCAATCGCCTGTCGAAAGTCATCGATGGGATCGTTGATAAGACGTTGACGTATGCATACGACGATAATGACCGGTTACTGACCAGTTGGAAAATCATCGGCGACGTCGACGACGGCGTGAATCTGGAAACCGATGACACGACCACGACCTACGGCTACACCGGTACGCTGCAAACCTCGAAAACTATCGAGGAGACTTATAGCACGCAGACACTGAGCGTGGTCGACTACAGCTACGACTTGCAGGGCCGCATGTCCGAGGTGGTCATCGACACCTATGACAGTAATAGCGACATCGTGAAGAAGGAGACGACGACTTACGTCTACGACGGCAGGGGCATCCGTGTCGGTTCGACGTACAAGGTTGAGGAAGACACCGATCAAAACCCGGCAACTGCGCTGGTTGTGACAAAGCACGAGGAGACCTCCTACCTCGTCGACGACATGAACCCGACCGGGTATGCCCAGGTCATCGAGAAAATTGTCCGCGAAGCTGGCACGGCGAATGTCACCGATGCGAAAGTCTTCACGCTCGGTCACGACGTGATCGACCAGACGACGTTCACGCCGGGCGGCACCGAGGCCGGCAGCCCGCTCACGCTGCTCTACGACGGCCACGGCAGCACCCGCGCCGTCCTCGACGCGACAGCGGCTTTCGTGCAGCACTACGCCTACACCGCCTACGGCATGGCCATCGGCTTCGACGAAGCACAGGCCTTGACGGCGCTGCTCTACAGCGGGGAAGCGTTTGACAGCCGGATTGGGATGCAATACCTACGGGCCAGATGGTATGATCCGAATTCGGGGCGGTTTAATCGGCTCGACCCGTTCTCTGGCAATTTGAGAGACCCGCAGTCGCTGCATAAGTATTTGTATACGCATGGCGACCCGGTGAATGGGATTGATCCGACTGGGCTGGAATTTAGCATATTAGGGCTAAAGGTTAACATGTCAGCAATGGCCTCTGCAATCTCAACAGGGGCCAAGGCAATCATTAGCGCGGCGGTTCGTGGATTATTCAAGGTGGCGGTGCATGCTGCATACGCTCATGCCGTATTGAAGCTCCAAACTAAATTCACGCAACTTATCACTCCACTTGACAGTGGGAAGGTTCGAGAAGACTATCAGTATGCCCTGCTAGCAGACGCCGCATATGACCGCAGCGACGTACCCGGGTGGGTTGCCCTTGATGATAACGAAGGTGACGGCACAACTGGCTTTCGTGCCCGTCTTTTTCAGCGAGGTAACGAGCGCGTGATTGCCTATGCTGGAACTGACCCCAAAGACAGGCAAGATTGGATCAACAACATTTCTCAAGGATTGTTTGGAGCCTCTCTTCAATACGCGCAGGCAATCGAAATTGCCGACATATGGGAAAGCAAGTATGGCTCGGTTGATCGTTTTGTTGGTCACTCACTGGGAGGAGGACTTGCGACGGCAGCTGCGGTTGTTTACAACAGGCCTGCCACAACCTTTAACGCGTCCGGATTGAATGCCAATTTTGCAGAAATGTACCCCAGTGCCAATACCGCGGGTGTCAACCAAAGAGTGCACGCCTATCGTGTCCAAGGCGACATTCTTTCCACACTTCAAGACACAAGTATTGCTATGGCCGGTGCAGCTGTTTGGGGACAGCAAGGAATCGCTCTGGCCGGAGTCCTTGGCGGGCTGATGCCAAATTCAGTCGGAACGCCATTTTGGCTGGAAGGCGATAGTTTCTCATTAGCGATGCGCCACGGAATGCCTGAAGTACTTTCGGGGATGCGAAAAATGATGTAA
- a CDS encoding ankyrin repeat domain-containing protein, translating into MLGLVNVFMIGCGGSAGGVNIWDAVEQNDAAAIKTYSNAGGDLDIRNFGGETPLFLALSSKHFESYKALLKCGADPNFIMSKQRVVTHWAAIEDDPKWLKLALEHEADPNLVNIGSGSPFEGTPFHFAITNSHIDNIKLLIQYGADINKPDHLDCPPVTVATLQNDYEVVLLLLESGADYQNALCGGRPFQEIMDERYLIKNKYFERPEVQQQLKAIQKWMDEHK; encoded by the coding sequence ATGCTGGGTTTGGTTAATGTATTCATGATAGGCTGTGGCGGGTCTGCTGGGGGCGTCAATATTTGGGACGCTGTTGAACAAAACGATGCGGCGGCCATCAAAACCTATTCCAATGCGGGTGGCGACCTTGACATCCGTAATTTCGGCGGAGAGACACCACTTTTCCTCGCGCTCTCCTCGAAACATTTCGAGAGCTATAAAGCGCTTTTGAAGTGCGGTGCGGATCCAAATTTCATTATGAGCAAGCAGCGCGTTGTCACACATTGGGCGGCTATAGAAGATGATCCTAAATGGTTAAAACTAGCATTGGAGCATGAAGCCGATCCAAACTTAGTCAACATTGGTTCTGGGTCTCCCTTTGAAGGGACTCCATTTCATTTCGCCATTACCAACAGCCACATCGACAATATCAAACTCCTGATTCAATACGGTGCTGATATCAATAAACCAGACCACTTGGACTGTCCTCCGGTAACGGTAGCCACTTTACAAAACGATTACGAAGTCGTTTTACTTCTTCTTGAAAGTGGTGCAGATTACCAGAATGCACTTTGTGGAGGGAGGCCGTTTCAGGAGATCATGGATGAACGATATCTAATTAAGAACAAGTATTTTGAACGGCCTGAAGTTCAACAACAGTTAAAGGCGATTCAAAAATGGATGGATGAACACAAATGA